One window of Bactrocera tryoni isolate S06 chromosome 2, CSIRO_BtryS06_freeze2, whole genome shotgun sequence genomic DNA carries:
- the LOC120769439 gene encoding cylicin-2: MALRSKMHSPWVWTTVRIGSIFVVFGCLLVLVESAYAPTALGIQSDDAVAITASLQPIYDDLLVAGSEKHEHEDEKKEEEEEAEEEEEKEESWEEKSEEEKHSENKKKKGEKGKKGHKEEEHHEKGEKGHHDKEGKKGEKEEEHGHEKKHKKDEGHHKKHKKGKKSEKGHEFEDHGSYKKGHSIKGKHHVHKLNEDKKEKKYYDEHHDEGEEEKHGGFEEVKKHEKGGHHKKGGHKKSAHEDEYGKKGHSKKGHKKKGHKGHKKKKEEKKKWGEEQEGGKKKGNEEKKKWKNSKKKESSSSDHGHD, from the coding sequence ATGGCCTTGCGAAGCAAAATGCATTCGCCATGGGTGTGGACTACTGTGAGAATCGGAAGCATATTTGTGGTATTCGGCTGCCTTTTGGTGCTTGTTGAGAGTGCTTACGCGCCGACCGCATTGGGGATACAGTCGGATGATGCCGTTGCAATTACTGCTAGTTTACAGCCGATCTATGATGATCTGTTGGTAGCTGGCTCTGAGAAGCATGAGCACGAAGATGAgaaaaaggaagaggaagaagaagccGAAGAGGAAGAGGAGAAGGAGGAGTCGTGGGAGGAAAAATCCGAAGAGGAGAAGCACagtgaaaacaaaaagaaaaaaggtgAAAAGGGTAAGAAGGGACATAAGGAGGAGGAACATCATGAGAAGGGTGAAAAGGGACATCACGACAAGGAAGGCAAAAAGggtgaaaaagaagaagagcaTGGGCATGAGAAGAAACACAAAAAGGATGAAGGCCATCACAAGAAACACAAGAAAGGCAAGAAAAGCGAGAAAGGGCACGAATTCGAAGATCATGGCTCGTATAAGAAGGGACACTCAATTAAGGGCAAGCATCATGTGCACAAGTTAAACGAAGACAAAAAGGAAAAGAAATACTATGACGAACACCACGATGAAGGTGAGGAGGAGAAGCACGGTGGTTTTGAGGAGGTGAAGAAGCATGAGAAGGGTGGCCATCATAAAAAAGGAGGTCACAAGAAGAGCGCACATGAAGATGAATACGGAAAGAAGGGTCACAGTAAGAAGGGTCACAAGAAAAAGGGCCACAAGGGAcacaagaaaaagaaagaagagaAAAAGAAGTGGGGCGAAGAGCAAGAGGGCGGCAAAAAGAAAGGCAACGAGGAGAAAAAGAAGTGGAAAAATTCGAAGAAGAAGGAGAGCAGCAGCAGTGACCACGGACACGATTAG
- the LOC120769438 gene encoding V-type proton ATPase catalytic subunit A, with the protein MSNLKRFDDEDNESKYGRVFAVSGPVVTAERMSGSAMYELVRVGYYELVGEIIRLEGDMATIQVYEETSGVTVGDPVLRTGKPLSVELGPGIMGSIFDGIQRPLKDINELTESIYIPKGVNVPSLSRTQAWEFNPLNVKVGSHITGGDLYGLVHENTLVKHKMIVNPRTKGTVRYIAPTGNYKVDDVVLETEFDGEITKHTMLQVWPVRQPRPVTEKLPANHPLLTGQRVLDSLFPCVQGGTTAIPGAFGCGKTVISQALSKYSNSDVIIYVGCGERGNEMSEVLRDFPELSVEIDGVTESIMKRTALVANTSNMPVAAREASIYTGITLSEYFRDMGYNVSMMADSTSRWAEALREISGRLAEMPADSGYPAYLGARLASFYERAGRVKCLGNPEREGSVSIVGAVSPPGGDFSDPVTSATLGIVQVFWGLDKKLAQRKHFPSINWLISYSKYMRALDDFYEKNFAEFVPLRTKVKEILQEEEDLSEIVQLVGKASLAETDKITLEVAKLLKDDFLQQNSYSSYDRFCPFYKTVGMLRNIITFYDLARHSVESTAQSENKITWNVIREAMGNIMYQLSSMKFKDPVKDGEAKIKGDFEQLHEDLQQAFRNLED; encoded by the exons ATGTCGAATTTGAAGCGCTTCGATGATGAGGATAACGAGAGCAAATATGGCCGCGTTTTCGCCGTATCTGGTCCTG TCGTCACAGCCGAGCGTATGTCTGGCTCTGCTATGTACGAGTTGGTGCGTGTAGGTTACTACGAATTGGTGGGTGAGATCATTCGTCTGGAAGGTGACATGGCCACCATTCAGGTATACGAGGAAACCTCTGGTGTAACTGTTGGTGATCCCGTGTTGCGTACAGGCAAACCTCTGTCCGTCGAATTGGGTCCCGGTATTATGGGTAGCATTTTTGACGGTATCCAGCGTCCACTGAAGGACATTAACGAACTGACCGAATCCATCTACATTCCCAAGGGTGTGAACGTACCCAGTTTGTCCCGTACCCAAGCTTGGGAATTCAATCCTCTCAACGTAAAAGTTGGTTCACACATCACCGGAGGTGATCTTTACGGTTTGGTGCACGAAAACACATTGGTTAAACACAAGATGATTGTAAATCCACGTACCAAGGGTACCGTTCGCTACATTGCTCCTACTGGTAACTACAAAGTCGATGATGTCGTTTTGGAAACCGAGTTCGACGGTGAAATCACCAAACACACTATGTTGCAAGTGTGGCCTGTACGTCAACCTCGTCCAGTAACTGAGAAATTGCCCGCCAACCACCCATTGTTGACTGGTCAGCGTGTATTGGACTCTCTGTTCCCCTGTGTACAAGGTGGTACCACCGCCATTCCCGGAGCTTTCGGTTGTGGCAAAACTGTCATCTCACAG GCCTTGTCCAAGTACTCCAACTCTGATGTCATTATCTACGTCGGTTGTGGTGAACGTGGTAACGAGATGTCTGAAGTATTGCGTGATTTCCCCGAATTGTCCGTTGAAATTGACGGTGTCACCGAGTCTATCATGAAACGTACCGCACTGGTAGCTAACACCTCTAACATGCCTGTCGCTGCTCGTGAAGCTTCCATTTACACTGGTATCACCCTTTCCGAATACTTCCGTGATATGGGTTACAACGTATCTATGATGGCTGATTCCACCTCCCGTTGGGCCGAAGCTCTTCGTGAAATTTCAGGTCGTTTGGCTGAAATGCCTGCCGATTCCGGTTACCCAGCCTACTTGGGTGCTCGTCTAGCCTCCTTCTACGAGCGTGCTGGACGCGTCAAATGTTTAGGTAATCCTGAACGTGAAGGCTCTGTCTCCATTGTCGGTGCTGTATCGCCACCTGGTGGTGATTTCTCAGATCCCGTCACATCCGCCACTTTGGGTATCGTACAAGTGTTCTGGGGTTTGGATAAGAAATTGGCTCAACGTAAGCATTTCCCTTCGATCAATTGGTTGATTTCCTACTCGAAATACATGCGCGCTCTGGATGATTTCTATGAAAAGAACTTTGCTGAATTCGTGCCATTGCGTACTAAGGTTAAGGAAATTctgcaagaagaagaagatctgtCTGAAATTGTACAGTTGGTCGGTAAAGCTTCATTGGCCGAAACAGACAAGATCACACTTGAGGTGGCGAAATTGTTGAAGGACGATTTCTTGCAACAGAACTCCTATTCATCGTACGATCGCTTCTGCCCCTTCTACAAGACCGTGGGTATGTTGAGGAACATAATTACCTTCTACGACTTGGCCCGCCACTCCGTGGAGTCGACAGCGCAATCTGAGAACAAGATCACATGGAACGTTATCCGCGAAGCTATGGGCAACATCATGTACCAGCTGTCGTCCATGAAATTCAAG GATCCCGTGAAGGATGGTGAAGCCAAGATCAAGGGTGATTTCGAGCAACTGCACGAGGATCTACAACAGGCTTTCAGAAACTTGGAAGATTAA
- the LOC120769437 gene encoding V-type proton ATPase catalytic subunit A-like isoform X1, with translation MSSEWCTCYNTKPEEKSCGCIDIDEKECVCLPPSKEKLASFVEVTKRKGVDESKYGRVFGVSGPVVTAENMSGSAMYELVRVGYFELVGEIIRLEGEMATVQVYEETSGVTVGDPVLKTGKPLSVELGPGIMGGIFDGIQRPLRIINELTSSIYIPKGVNVTSLSRDISWEFRPGKVSIGSHLTGGDVFGYVQENTLVNHKILMNPRAKGTVKYIAPPGQYAVDEVVLETEFDNVVTKHTMLQVWPVRQPRPVNEKLPGNHPLLTGQRILDSLFPCVLGGTTAIPGAFGCGKTVISQSLSKYSNSDVIIYVGCGERGNEMSEVLRDFPELSVEIEGVTESIMKRTALVANTSNMPVAAREASIYTGITLSEYFRDMGYNVSMMADSTSRWAEALREISGRLAEMPADSGYPAYLGARLASFYERAGRVKCLGNPEREGSVSIVGAVSPPGGDFSDPVTSATLSIVQVFWGLDKKLAQRKHFPSVNWLISYSKYMRALDEYYEEHFPEFVPLRLKVKEILQEEEDLSEIVQLVGKASLAETDKVTLEVAKLIKDDFLQQNSYSTYDRYCPFYKTVGMLNNIITFYDLSRNAIESTISDENRVTWNEIRQEMGNILYELSSMKFKDAHKDGERRIMRDYKKLNDDMQAAFSRMLE, from the exons atgtcgTCTGAATGGTGTACCTGCTATAACACGAAACCAGAAGAGAAATCATGTGGCTGTATAGATATCGACGAAAAGGAATGTGTTTGTCTTCCGCCCTCGAAAGAGAAACTCGCTTCCTTTGTGGAAGTTACGAAGCGCAAAGGAGTTGACGAAAGCAAGTACGGACGTGTTTTTGGTGTTTCTGGTCCAG TGGTGACTGCTGAGAATATGTCGGGCTCCGCTATGTATGAGTTGGTGCGGGTGGGATATTTTGAGCTCGTTGGCGAAATTATACGTCTGGAAGGTGAAATGGCGACGGTTCAAGTTTATGAGGAAACTTCCGGTGTCACAGTCGGCGATCCTGTTTTAAAGACCGGTAAACCGCTCTCTGTAGAATTGGGTCCAGGTATAATGGGTGGTATTTTCGATGGAATTCAGCGCCCTCTACGCATTATAAACGAACTCACAAGTTCTATTTACATACCGAAGGGTGTGAATGTTACAAGTTTGTCACGCGATATAAGTTGGGAATTTCGCCCAGGCAAGGTATCAATCGGTTCACATTTGACTGGCGGTGACGTTTTCGGATACGTACAAGAAAACACATTGGTAAATCATAAGATTTTAATGAATCCACGTGCAAAAGGTACTGTAAAATATATAGCGCCACCGGGTCAATATGCTGTCGACGAAGTAGTACTTGAAACCGAGTTTGATAATGTTGTTACCAAACATACAATGTTGCAAGTATGGCCAGTGCGCCAGCCGCGCCCAGTTAATGAAAAATTGCCGGGCAATCATCCATTGTTAACGGGACAACGGATATTAGATTCACTTTTTCCATGTGTTTTGGGTGGCACAACTGCAATACCAGGTGCATTCGGTTGTGGCAAGACAGTAATATCTCAG TCTTTGTCGAAATATTCCAACTCTGATGTCATAATATATGTTGGCTGTGGGGAACGTGGTAATGAAATGTCCGAAGTATTGCGTGATTTTCCCGAACTATCTGTTGAAATAGAGGGAGTCACAGAATCTATAATGAAGCGTACCGCTCTGGTGGCTAACACCTCCAACATGCCTGTCGCGGCACGCGAAGCCTCTATTTACACTGGTATCACACTTTCCGAATACTTCCGTGATATGGGTTACAACGTATCAATGATGGCTGATTCCACCTCCCGTTGGGCTGAAGCTCTTCGTGAAATTTCTGGTCGTTTGGCTGAGATGCCGGCCGATTCCGGTTACCCCGCCTACTTGGGTGCACGTCTAGCCTCCTTCTACGAGCGTGCAGGACGCGTCAAATGTTTAGGTAATCCTGAACGTGAAGGTTCTGTCTCCATTGTCGGTGCTGTATCGCCACCTGGAGGTGATTTCTCAGACCCTGTTACCTCCGCCACACTCAGTATTGTGCAAGTATTTTGGGGATTAGATAAAAAGTTAGCGCAACGAAAGCATTTCCCATCAGTAAACTGGTTAATATCGTACTCAAAATATATGCGTGCGTTGGACGAATATTACGAAGAGCATTTTCCGGAATTTGTCCCTTTACGTttaaaagttaaagaaattcTGCAAGAAGAAGAGGACTTATCCGAAATCGTACAGCTTGTGGGAAAAGCTTCATTGGCCGAGACCGATAAAGTAACTTTGGAGGTAGCCAAGTTGATTAAAGATGACTTTCTGCAGCAGAACTCATATTCGACATATGACCGCTATTGCCCATTCTACAAGACTGTTGGCATGCTGAATAACATAATTACGTTCTACGATCTATCACGTAATGCTATAGAAAGTACAATTTCGgatgaaaatcgagttacaTGGAATGAGATACGTCAAGAAATGGGAAATATACTGTACGAATTATCATCCATGAAATTTAAG GATGCACATAAAGATGGAGAACGAAGAATCATGCGTGACTACAAAAAACTTAATGACGATATGCAAGCGGCTTTTAGTCGAATGTTGGAATGA
- the LOC120769437 gene encoding V-type proton ATPase catalytic subunit A-like isoform X2, with protein MSSEWCTCYNTKPEEKSCGCIDIDEKECVCLPPSKEKLASFVEVTKRKGVDESKYGRVFGVSGPVVTAENMSGSAMYELVRVGYFELVGEIIRLEGEMATVQVYEETSGVTVGDPVLKTGKPLSVELGPGIMGGIFDGIQRPLRIINELTSSIYIPKGVNVTSLSRDISWEFRPGKVSIGSHLTGGDVFGYVQENTLVNHKILMNPRAKGTVKYIAPPGQYAVDEVVLETEFDNVVTKHTMLQVWPVRQPRPVNEKLPGNHPLLTGQRILDSLFPCVLGGTTAIPGAFGCGKTVISQSLSKYSNSDVIIYVGCGERGNEMSEVLRDFPELSVEIEGVTESIMKRTALVANTSNMPVAAREASIYTGITLSEYFRDMGYNVSMMADSTSRWAEALREISGRLAEMPADSGYPAYLGARLASFYERAGRVKCLGNPEREGSVSIVGAVSPPGGDFSDPVTSATLSIVQVFWGLDKKLAQRKHFPSVNWLISYSKYMRALDEYYEEHFPEFVPLRLKVKEILQEEEDLSEIVQLVGKASLAETDKVTLEVAKLIKDDFLQQNSYSTYDRYCPFYKTVGMLNNIITFYDLSRNAIESTISDENRVTWNEIRQEMGNILYELSSMKFKGHQ; from the exons atgtcgTCTGAATGGTGTACCTGCTATAACACGAAACCAGAAGAGAAATCATGTGGCTGTATAGATATCGACGAAAAGGAATGTGTTTGTCTTCCGCCCTCGAAAGAGAAACTCGCTTCCTTTGTGGAAGTTACGAAGCGCAAAGGAGTTGACGAAAGCAAGTACGGACGTGTTTTTGGTGTTTCTGGTCCAG TGGTGACTGCTGAGAATATGTCGGGCTCCGCTATGTATGAGTTGGTGCGGGTGGGATATTTTGAGCTCGTTGGCGAAATTATACGTCTGGAAGGTGAAATGGCGACGGTTCAAGTTTATGAGGAAACTTCCGGTGTCACAGTCGGCGATCCTGTTTTAAAGACCGGTAAACCGCTCTCTGTAGAATTGGGTCCAGGTATAATGGGTGGTATTTTCGATGGAATTCAGCGCCCTCTACGCATTATAAACGAACTCACAAGTTCTATTTACATACCGAAGGGTGTGAATGTTACAAGTTTGTCACGCGATATAAGTTGGGAATTTCGCCCAGGCAAGGTATCAATCGGTTCACATTTGACTGGCGGTGACGTTTTCGGATACGTACAAGAAAACACATTGGTAAATCATAAGATTTTAATGAATCCACGTGCAAAAGGTACTGTAAAATATATAGCGCCACCGGGTCAATATGCTGTCGACGAAGTAGTACTTGAAACCGAGTTTGATAATGTTGTTACCAAACATACAATGTTGCAAGTATGGCCAGTGCGCCAGCCGCGCCCAGTTAATGAAAAATTGCCGGGCAATCATCCATTGTTAACGGGACAACGGATATTAGATTCACTTTTTCCATGTGTTTTGGGTGGCACAACTGCAATACCAGGTGCATTCGGTTGTGGCAAGACAGTAATATCTCAG TCTTTGTCGAAATATTCCAACTCTGATGTCATAATATATGTTGGCTGTGGGGAACGTGGTAATGAAATGTCCGAAGTATTGCGTGATTTTCCCGAACTATCTGTTGAAATAGAGGGAGTCACAGAATCTATAATGAAGCGTACCGCTCTGGTGGCTAACACCTCCAACATGCCTGTCGCGGCACGCGAAGCCTCTATTTACACTGGTATCACACTTTCCGAATACTTCCGTGATATGGGTTACAACGTATCAATGATGGCTGATTCCACCTCCCGTTGGGCTGAAGCTCTTCGTGAAATTTCTGGTCGTTTGGCTGAGATGCCGGCCGATTCCGGTTACCCCGCCTACTTGGGTGCACGTCTAGCCTCCTTCTACGAGCGTGCAGGACGCGTCAAATGTTTAGGTAATCCTGAACGTGAAGGTTCTGTCTCCATTGTCGGTGCTGTATCGCCACCTGGAGGTGATTTCTCAGACCCTGTTACCTCCGCCACACTCAGTATTGTGCAAGTATTTTGGGGATTAGATAAAAAGTTAGCGCAACGAAAGCATTTCCCATCAGTAAACTGGTTAATATCGTACTCAAAATATATGCGTGCGTTGGACGAATATTACGAAGAGCATTTTCCGGAATTTGTCCCTTTACGTttaaaagttaaagaaattcTGCAAGAAGAAGAGGACTTATCCGAAATCGTACAGCTTGTGGGAAAAGCTTCATTGGCCGAGACCGATAAAGTAACTTTGGAGGTAGCCAAGTTGATTAAAGATGACTTTCTGCAGCAGAACTCATATTCGACATATGACCGCTATTGCCCATTCTACAAGACTGTTGGCATGCTGAATAACATAATTACGTTCTACGATCTATCACGTAATGCTATAGAAAGTACAATTTCGgatgaaaatcgagttacaTGGAATGAGATACGTCAAGAAATGGGAAATATACTGTACGAATTATCATCCATGAAATTTAAG